Proteins from one Gossypium raimondii isolate GPD5lz chromosome 8, ASM2569854v1, whole genome shotgun sequence genomic window:
- the LOC105791510 gene encoding uncharacterized protein LOC105791510, with protein MMKTMGMSSFSSSTFLFTPLHFANGGSSSRSYHAHIPKNTATIFLSSSLLPLSQSAHFPSLSVFPNIDSNRLRASAFNKGRKGGGGTTLFEMDGSDEDNDGDEFIDFDDEFDADDEDGDEAMFLPLGKMKKWLENKPRGFGEGKVYDTSIEEKLLEEIEQSRQAQTVNVNNLKNNPVKPGSKKGDQQNKKAESVPSGIRVRVGNLPKKKNIHRDLKAAFDGVSGIINISPAVSGNKKTKDPVCKGFAFVEFKHEVDAIRFVQIFSGHNLTFGRIQKQIKCEMINSLSHSPAHEELWDNGSITEEVAISHFVDGPNANFDMKNSSSDLSLESVSDEVDDHDDELVSDEFDDLDDELVSDEFDDQDDEFDEVEVGEGRNNLNAISEAEASTADIMEPRFKRAAADLIALTPLERIRALEQKLLARGKQQRVPKEQKGQKLERVGSNNKKKVVAKQNQQKVTKEQKVQKLDIPGSAKRLKIKEKAQLTGAFSKYGLKTPSNSKEES; from the exons ATGATGAAGACGATGGGAATGTCTTCATTTTCTAGTTCGACGTTTCTCTTTACTCCTCTTCACTTTGCCAATGGCGGCAGCAGCAGCAGAAGCTACCACGCTCATATCCCGAAGAACACAGCCActatctttctctcttcttctttgctTCCACTTTCCCAATCAGCCCATTTCCCTTCTCTTTCTGTTTTCCCTAATATAGATTCCAATAGATTGCGGGCTTCTGCTTTTAACAAAGGAAGAAAAGGCGGCGGTGGCACTACCCTCTTCGAAATGGATGGTTCTGACGAGGACAACGACGGCGACGAATTCATTGATTTTGATGATGAATTCGACGCCGACGATGAGGACGGCGATGAGGCCATGTTTCTTCCGCTTGGTAAAATGAAGAAGTGGCTCGAGAACAAGCCCCGTGGGTTCGGTGAAGGGAAAGTGTACGATACTTCTATTGAAGAAAAACTGCTTGAAGAAATAGAGCAAAGCAGACAAGCACAAACGGTTAATGTCAACAACCTTAAAAACAATCCTGTCAAGCCTGGTTCCAAGAAAGGTGATCAGCAAAACAAGAAAG CTGAAAGTGTTCCAAGTGGAATTCGTGTGAGAGTGGGCAATCTTCCTAAGAAAAAGAATATTCACAGGGATTTGAAAGCTGCTTTCGATGGGGTTTCTGGGATAATTAATATATCTCCAGCTGTTTCTGGGAATAAGAAGACTAAAGACCCTGTTTGCAAAGGTTTTGCCTTCGTTGAATTTAAGCATGAGGTGGATGCAATTAG GTTTGTGCAAATTTTCTCTGGACATAATCTCACCTTTGGTAGGATTCAGAAGCAAATAAAATGTGAGATGATAAATTCACTTTCGCACAGTCCTGCTCATGAAGAATTGTGGGACAATGGATCCATCACAGAGGAAGTGGCAATTTCTCACTTCGTAGATGGTCCGAATGCTAATTTCGATATGAAGAACTCTTCCTCAGATTTATCATTGGAAAGTGTATCTGATGAAGTTGACGACCATGATGATGAGCTTGTATCTGATGAATTTGATGATCTGGATGATGAGCTTGTATCTGATGAATTTGATGACCAAGATGATGAGTTTGATGAAGTAGAAGTAGGAGAAGGTAGAAACAATCTTAATGCTATTAGTGAAGCAGAGGCAAGTACTGCTGATATCATGGAACCGAGGTTTAAGCGTGCAGCTGCTGATTTGATAGCCTTAACTCCGCTGGAACGAATTAGGGCTCTTGAGCAAAAGCTACTTGCAAGAGGGAAACAGCAAAGAGTtccaaaagaacaaaaaggtcAAAAGCTAGAAAGAGTTGGGtctaataataagaaaaaggtAGTTGCTAAACAAAACCAACAAAAAGTTACGAAAGAGCAAAAGGTTCAAAAGCTCGATATTCCAGGATCTGCGAAGAG GTTAAAGATTAAGGAAAAGGCACAGCTAACAGGGGCCTTCTCCAAATATGGGTTGAAAACTCCTTCGAATTCCAAGGAAGAGTCTTAG
- the LOC105791511 gene encoding soluble inorganic pyrophosphatase 1 isoform X2, which translates to MSESTEAPRPRLNERILSAMSKRSVAAHPWHDLEIGSEAPTVFNCVVEISKGSKVKYELDKKTGMIKVDRILYSSVVYPHNYGFIPRTLCEDNDPMDCLVIMQEPVLPGCFLRARALGLMPMIDQGEKDDKIIAVCADDPEYKHFTDIKDLPPHRLTEIRRFFEDYKKNENKEVAVNDILPVNTAIEAIQYSMDLYNEYIIQTLKQ; encoded by the exons atgAGTGAATCGACTGAAGCTCCACGCCCCCGTCTAAATGAGAGGATCCTATCGGCTATGTCAAAGAGATCGGTAGCTGCACATCCATGGCATGATCTTGAGATTG GATCTGAAGCTCCAACCGTTTTCAATTGT GTTGTGGAGATATCGAAAGGCAGTAAGGTGAAATATGAACTTGACAAAAAGACCGGAATGATTAAG GTTGATCGGATTTTGTATTCCTCGGTAGTCTATCCTCACAATTATGGTTTCATCCCTCGCACGCTATGCGAAGACAATGATCCCATGGATTGTTTGGTTATCATGCAG GAGCCAGTTCTTCCTGGATGTTTTCTGCGAGCCAGAGCCCTTGGACTGATGCCCATGATTGACCAG GGGGAGAAAGATGATAAGATCATTGCAGTTTGTGCAGATGATCCAGAATACAAACATTTCACCGATATCAAAGATCTTCCCCCTCATCGCCTTACCGAGATCCGCCGTTTCTTTGAAGATT ACAAGAAAAATGAGAACAAGGAGGTTGCAGTCAATGATATTTTACCTGTAAACACAGCTATTGAAGCCATCCAGTATTCAAT GGACCTTTACAACGAGTACATTATACAAACACTGAAGCAATAG
- the LOC105791511 gene encoding soluble inorganic pyrophosphatase 1 isoform X1, producing the protein MSESTEAPRPRLNERILSAMSKRSVAAHPWHDLEIGSEAPTVFNCVVEISKGSKVKYELDKKTGMIKVDRILYSSVVYPHNYGFIPRTLCEDNDPMDCLVIMQEPVLPGCFLRARALGLMPMIDQGEKDDKIIAVCADDPEYKHFTDIKDLPPHRLTEIRRFFEDYKKNENKEVAVNDILPVNTAIEAIQYSMYASSLKECHHRREFLSLNLMDSPLALQLLVSVVLFGSISD; encoded by the exons atgAGTGAATCGACTGAAGCTCCACGCCCCCGTCTAAATGAGAGGATCCTATCGGCTATGTCAAAGAGATCGGTAGCTGCACATCCATGGCATGATCTTGAGATTG GATCTGAAGCTCCAACCGTTTTCAATTGT GTTGTGGAGATATCGAAAGGCAGTAAGGTGAAATATGAACTTGACAAAAAGACCGGAATGATTAAG GTTGATCGGATTTTGTATTCCTCGGTAGTCTATCCTCACAATTATGGTTTCATCCCTCGCACGCTATGCGAAGACAATGATCCCATGGATTGTTTGGTTATCATGCAG GAGCCAGTTCTTCCTGGATGTTTTCTGCGAGCCAGAGCCCTTGGACTGATGCCCATGATTGACCAG GGGGAGAAAGATGATAAGATCATTGCAGTTTGTGCAGATGATCCAGAATACAAACATTTCACCGATATCAAAGATCTTCCCCCTCATCGCCTTACCGAGATCCGCCGTTTCTTTGAAGATT ACAAGAAAAATGAGAACAAGGAGGTTGCAGTCAATGATATTTTACCTGTAAACACAGCTATTGAAGCCATCCAGTATTCAATGTATGCCTCTTCCTTAAAAGAATGCCATCATAGAAGGGAATTCCTAAGTCTAAATCTGATGGACAGTCCCCTTGCTCTACAATTATTAGTCAGTGTTGTTCTTTTTGGTTCTATATCTGATTAA
- the LOC105791513 gene encoding 3-ketoacyl-CoA synthase 1 produces the protein MDRKSIEMDKERLTAEMAFKDSSSAIIKIRQRLPDFLQSVKLKYVKLGLGYGYSCNHATLLILPLMFATLVQLSGLKPDRVYDLWTINQAFRLQSTDAATRLAASLILFFLCGLYFSKRSRPVYLVDFACYKSQDDRKLSVDSFLKMTEETGAFTDDTLQFQRKIATRSGLGDETYVPRGITSRPPNLCMEEARSETEAVMFGALDSLFEKTGVRPKDIDILIVNSCLFNPTPSLSAMVINHYKLRTDIKSYNLGGMGCSAGLISVELAKNLLRANPNTYAVVVSTENITQNWYFGNDRSMLLCNCIFRMGGAAVLLSNKPRDKARSKYQLLHLVRTHKGADDKHYNCVYQREDDKGTVGVSLGRELMAVAGDALKTNITTLGSLVLPFTEQLKFFVSLVRKKVLKARVKPYIPDFKLAVEHFCIHAGGRAVLDEIQKNLELTDWHMEPSRMTLHRFGNTSSSSLWYELAYTEAKGRISGGDRVWQIAFGSGFKCNSAVWRALRSTPMSESRCNPWKDEMDKYPVKLDISISK, from the coding sequence ATGGATAGGAAAAGCATAGAGATGGATAAAGAAAGGCTGACGGCGGAAATGGCATTCAAAGACTCCTCCTCCGCCATCATCAAAATCCGTCAAAGATTGCCTGATTTCCTTCAATCCGTTAAGCTTAAGTACGTTAAGTTAGGCTTAGGCTATGGTTATTCATGTAACCACGCCACCCTTCTTATACTACCACTTATGTTCGCCACTTTGGTTCAGTTATCCGGTCTAAAACCTGACCGGGTTTACGATTTATGGACTATTAATCAAGCTTTTCGGCTTCAGAGCACTGATGCCGCTACAAGACTAGCTGCTTCATTAATCCTATTCTTCCTATGTGGTCTCTACTTTTCGAAGCGGTCCAGGCCGGTTTATCTCGTCGATTTCGCCTGTTACAAATCCCAAGATGATCGTAAACTGTCAGTTGACTCGTTCCTCAAGATGACTGAAGAAACCGGAGCTTTCACCGACGACACGCTTCAGTTTCAAAGAAAGATAGCAACCCGGTCCGGTTTAGGCGATGAGACGTATGTTCCAAGAGGTATAACATCTAGACCGCCGAACCTGTGCATGGAAGAGGCTCGGTCTGAAACCGAAGCTGTTATGTTTGGAGCACTGGACTCCCTTTTTGAGAAAACCGGTGTTAGGCCAAAGGATATTGACATCCTCATCGTGAATTCCTGTTTATTTAACCCCACACCATCTCTCTCAGCCATGGTAATCAACCATTACAAGCTACGTACAGATATCAAGAGCTACAATCTGGGTGGAATGGGGTGCAGTGCAGGGCTTATATCCGTGGAGCTAGCTAAAAACCTCCTTCGAGCCAATCCTAACACGTATGCCGTGGTGGTGAGTACCGAAAACAttacccaaaattggtatttcGGGAACGACCGCTCCATGTTGCTATGCAATTGCATATTCCGCATGGGTGGAGCCGCTGTGCTTTTGTCGAACAAGCCACGGGACAAGGCTCGTTCCAAGTACCAGCTCCTTCACTTGGTTCGGACCCATAAAGGTGCCGACGATAAACATTACAACTGCGTTTACCAAAGAGAAGATGACAAAGGAACTGTTGGGGTTTCATTGGGTCGGGAACTGATGGCGGTGGCTGGGGATGCATTGAAAACCAATATTACTACTCTAGGTTCCCTGGTTTTGCCATTCACAGAGCAGTTGAAGTTCTTTGTTAGTCTTGTTCGAAAGAAGGTTTTGAAAGCCAGGGTTAAGCCTTACATACCTGATTTTAAGCTAGCAGTCGAGCATTTTTGTATCCATGCAGGTGGAAGGGCGGTTTTGGATGAAATACAGAAGAATTTGGAGCTAACAGATTGGCATATGGAGCCATCAAGGATGACTCTACATAGATTTGGAAACACCTCGAGCAGCTCACTGTGGTATGAGTTGGCATACACGGAGGCCAAGGGTCGGATCTCGGGTGGTGACCGAGTGTGGCAGATTGCATTCGGGTCGGGGTTCAAGTGTAACAGCGCAGTTTGGAGAGCTCTTAGATCTACTCCGATGAGTGAGTCAAGGTGTAACCCATGGAAGGATGAAATGGACAAGTACCCGGTCAAGCTTGATATCTCCATCTCCAAGTAG